A stretch of DNA from Nonlabens ponticola:
GTATGGCCATAGGTATCGGTGGTGCTAGTATCATCTCTAGAGCGTTAGGCGCTAACGATACCGCTCGAGCTAAAAGAACCTTTGGAAACCAAATAAGTCTCACCTTAATCATCACTGTGCTGTGTGTAATCGTGGGTCTTACTTTTTTGCAGGATCTTGTTCCGCTTTTTGGTGGTAAAGGCGCGATCTATGAGCCAGCATCAATTTATTACCGTATAGTTTTATATGGTGCTCCCATACTAGCGCTATGTATGATGGGAAACAACGTCATACGAGCAGAAGGCGCGCCTAAACACGCCATGATCGCCATGCTTATTCCTAGTATAGGTAATTTGTTGCTTGATTATATCCTGATCAATCAATTAGAAATGGGAATGACTGGTGCCGCGTGGGCAACCACAGCCAGCTATTGCTGTTGTTTTCTATATATCGCATGGTTTTTTCTATCAGGTCGCAGTGAGCTGATGCCATCCATCAGGCAGTTACTACCTGACTGGAACATTCTCAAGGAAATGGGTGGTTTGGGATTTGTCACTTTGGGTAGACAGGCTACAACAAGTGTGCTCTATTTGATTCTCAATAATATCTTGCTGGATCTAGGTGGTGAGGATAGCGTATCCGTTTTTGGTATCATAGGTCGCATGATGATGTTTGCCTTGTTCCCAGTTCTAGGCGTCACGCAAGGATTTTTACCTATTGCTGGTTACAATTATGGATCAGGACAGCATGATCGCGTGCGCGAGGTAATCTACACATCCATCAAGTATGCTTGCGGTCTAGGCGTGTTGATTTTGGTAGGCTTGTTAGCTTTTAGCCGTAATATCGCAGCGATTTTTACTGATAATACAGCGGTAGTTGATCAGGCGACGGCAGCGCTCAACATAGTATTTCTAGCGGTGCCCATTATCGCTGTGCAACTTATAGGTGCGGCTTATTATCAAGCCATAGGCAAGGCCTTACCAGCGTTGATTCTCACCATCCTGCGCACAGGTATTATCTTGATACCACTATTATTAATCTTGAGCCAATTATATGGAGAGACAGGTGTGTGGATTAGTTTTCCTATAGCAGATTTCTTGAGTACGTTAATTACCGGGTACTTTTTATATCGTGCATTAAACCGTTTGAAAGATCCAGTAGTCTCATAATTTGTTAACACGTTTGATGGTATTACGCTTTCGCGAAAGCAAAATCACCACCACCATCCAACCATAATAAGAAGCCCATCGTATATTTGAGAGTATAAGATATGTATTACAAACAATTTGATGTAAGATGGAGTGATCTGGATGCCAACAGGCATATGGCAAACAGCGCCTACCAGAATTTCATGAGTCACACAAGAATGGCTTACTTGATTGATAATGGATTTGGTCAACGTGAGATGCAACAGTATCAAACTGGACCGGTAATCTTCAATGAAAACGTTTATTACTTCAAAGAGATACATCAAGGAAAGCCTATAACGGTAACTTGTGAATTAACAGGGCTAAGTGATGATGGTTCCCTCTTTAGTTTCAAGCATAATTTTTATGATCACCGCGGCGAGAATCTCGCTCGTGGTATCATGACTGGTGCATGGATGAATCTTGTAGAACGTAAGATCATGGCGTTACATCCAGATTTAAAGAAGAAGATTAACGATATGGTAAGGTCACAGGATTTTACCGAACTAAGTTTTAAGGCCACGAGATCACACGGTCAAAAACCGGTTGCCGTAAATATGGATAATTTGATTACCCGATGATCAGCGTTTCAGAAAGTGTTTTTAAAGACGATATCCTAGAGGTGCTAACCTTTCCATTTGGTAAATTTTACCTATTTAGAAACTTCATAGTTTCAGAAGTTAATGAGGACGTCGTTTTTAGCAGTAAGCAAGCACAGCTGGTATTAGATGCTTCTTTAGAATTTTATGAAAAGTTGGGTGATCTGAGCAAGAAGGTGTACATAGCTAATAGGATAAATGCTTATTCTGTAAAGCCATTGGGCTGGCTTAAATTTACTTTTTTGACTGAAAGGCTATACGGCTATGCCGTGGTGACAAATACTTCAGGCGGTTTTACAAACGCAATTCTAGAATCAACCTTTGTGCCTGTAGAATTTAAATCTTTTACTGAGTTGGTAGACGCTATTCAATGGGTGGCGATAGTAAACGAAGCGGGTAAATTTATCAATAATGACACAAATAATTAACATATGTTAATTATATTTGCCACTTGAAAAAGTGAGCAACCCATGATAGTACCATCCATTAAGGATTCCATTTATTATGAAAACGTGATTCGAGAAATTACACTTGAGTGTGGTGATTTTTATTTTTTTGAATCGCATCTAGTGTCTGAAATTCATGAAGGCGTGCTCTTTGGTGGTGAAGAGGCACTCGATATTTTCAGTGAAGCGATAAGCTTTTACAACGGCACTGATCGTCCCAAACATTTTGTTTATATATCAAATCGTGTAAACGATTACTCTCTCAGGCCCGTTGATTGGTTACAATTCAAATTCATGAATCGATTCATGAAGGGATTTGCTACTGTCGATAACCGTCCACGAGCTGCACAAAATGCCATGCTGCTGGAAAAATTCGTTCCCAGTAAGTTTAAGTTATTTGCAAATATGTCTGATGCTATGATATGGGCCATTGATATTTATAAATCCTATCATGATTGATAACAGAATAATTTCTTTTCTAAAAAGTTAAATACTAGCTAATCTATATAGACGTTTGTAAATTCAACTCCTGATCAACCCTATGATTTCTATTCTAGATACGCCCTATAAGTCTTTAATCTTGCACACTATATACCTACCCATCGGTAAGCTCTATTTATTAAAAGATTGCGTTGTCTCAGAGCTCTATTTTGAAGTCATCGGTACAGCGCAGCACGCCAGCGAGGCATTACAGTTATGTCTTGATTATTATGGCACTTATGATGTGATCAAGAAACGCATCTGGATTGCAAACCGCACTCAAAAGTATTCTATACAGCCAGTAGCATGGATACGCCTCAAGAAAGAAGCTACACAGTATTTAAAGGGTTATTGTGTCGTTGATACCACTAAATACGGTATCATGAATGCGATTCTAGAGTCAAAATTTGTCCCAATCAATTTCAAGAATGCGACTACCCTAGACGAGGCTATGCAATGGACGCAGGAAATAATGAGTGATCAGGAAAGCGCCTAATTTATAACTGTTTCCTCTTTTACAGTTCTTTGTGATTTACGACCAGTCAAATAAACTCCTAAAAAGATCATCACGCCTATTCCAGCCTTAGTCCATGACAATGTATCAGTCCCTAAACCAACAGCAATCAATGCGGCAAGCAACGGCTGCAAGTAAACAAAGACGGCAACCACGCTAGGCTTCAAGGTTTTTATAGCAATGATGTTGAGCATATATGTACCAAAGGTTGCAAACAACACTACATAAGCAATATTCAATACAATAGTTGTGCTTGCTGTACTCCACTCAAAGGCGAGTCCTTGCTCTATACCAAACGGCGTAATGAACAACAATCCAAATAGATACAACCACTTCATCAATGTAAATACATCATATTTTGCTGTGAGTCTTTTGGCCAGCAAAATGTAAAAAGCATAACTCACGCTATTGATAAACACAAGAAAATTTCCTGTCATTGGATCTGCTGCTATTTGATTGGGTGCACTTGATAAGATAATGAGTAAGGTGGCTCCGGTAAAACCAAGCATGATACCAGCGATCTTATAGCCGGTGAGTTTCTCCTTGAGAAATACGGCACTTAATACGGCAACAATAATTGGTGTTGTGACCATCAGCACTGATGCGCTGATAGGTGTGGTCAAACTAAGACCCCACATAAATGTGATCATATTAAATCCTACACCACAAAACGCAGCAAGAGCAATAAGCGGTAGATCTTTAAGTGGTACTGTTTGTTTCGTTTTCACGAAAAGTGATATCACCCAAAATATTGTACAAGTCCCTAATACTCGATACCACGTCAAGCCGAACGGACCTATATGATCTGGTGTGACTTCTTTAGCAGCAGAAAAGTTGTATGCATAAAACAATGCCACAAGAGTCGCGCACATAAGCGCGACCTGTCTCTTAGTCATTGTCTAGGGCTTCAATTGCGGCGGCGACTGTTTTCTTTGAGTTACCTATGTAAGCCTTGTCGTCATAGATAAGTATAGGTCTCTTGATAAATGTATAATGATCTAATAGTAGTTCTTTATAATCAACCTCACTCAAATCCTGCTCATGCAAACCACGTTTGCGATACAATTGTGCTCGTCTATTAAATAGGGATTCATAGCTACCTGATTGCTTTTTGAGGTATTCTAGTTGCTTTACATTTACAGGCTGCTCTTTAGTGTTTTGCAACTGTATGCTATTTGGTAAATTGAGTTCGTCCTTTATGCGCTGGCACGTATTACAACTGTCTAAGTATATAAAGCTATTCTCCATGAAGCAAAACTACAAATGACTTGACGTTTCTGGTATCTTTATGCAAATCATTTACCATGGATAGTAGATTTTCTCATAATTTGAGAACCAGAGAGTTTTTCATCTCCTTCATCGACAAGTTAACAACTGAACAGCTTAATGAAATACCACAAGGCTTTTCTAACAATATTATCTGGAATATATGTCACAGCATGACGAGTCAACAGGGTCTTGTCTATGGATTGTCATTAGTCGATCAACAAATCCCTAAGGAACTGGCACTGCGATTTAGAAACGGCACAAAGCCAGAAGGCTTTATACAGGAAAAGGAAATTAACGAGTTTAAGGAAATGCTGGTACCGCTGATAAAGAAAACCAGCGATGATTATGATCAAGGTGTTTTTAAGGAGTTTAAACCCTATACTACAAGCACAGGATACACCATGAATGATATTGAAGATGCGATCCAAATGAATAATATTCATGAAGGTCTACATCTGGGATATGCTATGGCGATATTAAAAGCTATTCATTAAATTTTATTTTCTTATACCTATAATCTTCTCAATTAATGATTATGAAATTCAATACCAAGGCCATTCACGGCGGTCAAGAAAATATTGATCCTGGATACAATGCAGTAATGCCTCCTATTTATCAAACCTCGACATTCAAGCAGCATTCGCCTGGTAGTCACAAAGGTTATGAGTATGCTCGCAGTGCAAACCCAACAAGAAATGCCTTAGAAAAGAACATCGCGAGTATTGAAAATGGCAAGTACGGTCTCGCCTTTGGTTCAGGATTAGCGGCTATCGATGCCGTCTTAAAATTGCTAAAGCCTGGCGACGAGGTGATTGCAACAAATGATTTATACGGCGGCTCTTATCGCTTGTTTACAAGAATCTATGAAGATTTAGGCATCAAGTTTCAATTTGTGGCGATGGATGATCCTGTATCTATCGAGAAACATATCAGCACAGCGACTAGAATCATTTGGGTAGAAACGCCCACTAATCCTATGATGAATATCATTGACATTAAAGCGGTCGCACAGGTTACTAAAAAGCACAACCTGCTACTGGCAGTTGACAATACATTTGCCACCGCTTACCTGCAACAGCCTCTTGATCGAGGAGCAGATATTGTCATGCATAGTGCCACTAAATATCTAGGTGGCCACAGCGATGTGATTATGGGTTCACTAGTTGTAAACGACAAATCTCTGGCTGACAAACTTTACTTTATTCAAAATGCCAGTGGTGCAATTCCAGGCCCGCAAGATTGCTTTCTCGTGTTGCGTGGCATCAAAACGTTACATGTACGCATGCAACGTCATTGTGAGAATGGACGAGCCGTTGCGGAATTTTTAAAAGGTAATAGCAAAGTTAAAAACGTGTATTATCCTGGTTTTGAGGATCATCCCAATTATGATATCGCTACTAGTCAAATGAGCGATTATGGTGGTATGGTATCATTTTCTACTGTTGATGGAACTAAGGAAAGTGCGATTAAAATACTAGAAAGCTTAAGAGTATTTACATTAGCTGAATCACTTGGTGGCGTAGAATCTCTTGCTGGTCATCCAGCAACTATGACACACGCTAGTATTCCTAAAACGGAACGTGAAAAGATAGGTATCGTTGATTCACTTATAAGATTGAGTGTTGGGATTGAAGATATTCATGACTTGTTGCAAGATCTAGAACAAGCTATCAGATAGCGGTCGATATATTATTCTATAAACAAAAAGCTCGATCATTTAACGATCGAGCTTTTTGTTTATAATTTGATTAAGGATTTATAGATAGTAAATAAAGCCTACATTGAACCACCAAACCCAGTCGTTGGCGCGGTTATTCACATTTCTTGGGCTTAATCCATCAACATAATTACTGTCATAGTAATGCCATGCAGATGAGATCAATATGTCACTTAGGTTATTGAGTTTATACCTAACACCGACATCAGCGACATAGGCAAGAGTGCTACCACGATCAGTATCAATTCGGTCAAGAAAAGTGATATATGTTGTTTCTGGATTTCCAAGTGGTCCTAGACTGCTTTCCGCTTCTGGCTTATAGTTTACATAGTGTACACCTAATCCAAAGTAAGGAGCCCATTTATATCCATTATTTTGAAAATCTCTTACACTTAGAGGATAAAATTCTAGATGTGAACCTAGTTCCAGTACGCGAGCTTTACCTTCCATGGATCTAAGACGCAATCCATCAATACTGTTACGCTCTGCTAATTCACCTAGATGGTTTAATGTGGTAGTATGAAATGATAATTGGGAACGTATTTTAAAGTGATCATTCCAGTAAGTATCACGGCTACGGCAATTACAGTCTGCACGATAGGCAAAATTGATGTAATGTACTACACCTAGCCCTATACCTACATTACCTTTATTAGTATCAAAGTCATATCGCTCACCATAGTCACTTTGAAAAGCAACTGGACCGGCGATAACACCTACTTCATGTGAGAATCCTAGTTGTGCGTCGGCAACGAGACTTGCTAAAGCTAGGGATAATATTAAAAGGTAAGATTTACATCCAGTAATCATGAGGTATAGTCTTTGCAAACGCTCCAAATATAAGAAAATCACGTCCAGTGCATTACCTCAACGCGTTTTTATCACATTTAGTTTAGATAAAAGTGCGCAGGAACTAAATAAGTTTAACAATTACCACGATGATCCTTAAAATAATCGCAAAGAAATAACCGCGTGCTAGCTATAATTATATATTTGTATCCTTAACGAAAACGTTTTCACAGACGTAATTATTACAAATAATGGAAAAAAACATCCAAGATTTTATTGATTTAATAAAAAAGCGCAATCCTAACGAGCCAGAATTTATTCAGGCAGTGACAGAAGTTGCAGAAGTTGTAATTCCTTTTATTGAGGATAATCCTAAATATGCTGGAGACAAGCTTCTTGAGCGCATGGCAGAGTCTGAGCGTGTAACCATGTTCCGTGTGCCATGGACTGATGATAACAACGAGGTTCACGTTAATCGTGGCTACCGCATTCAAATGAATAGTGCGATTGGGCCTTATAAAGGTGGTTTGAGATTTCACCCATCGGTAAACTTGAGTATTCTAAAGTTCCTTGCCTTTGAACAAGTATTTAAAAACAGCTTGACCACATTGCCTATGGGTGGTGGTAAAGGTGGATCTGACTTTGACCCAAAAGGTAAGTCAGACCGTGAGGTAATGCGTTTTTGCCAGAGCTTCATGACAGAGCTGCAACGCGTGATAGGTCCTGATACAGACGTTCCAGCTGGTGATATAGGTGTAGGCGCGCGTGAGATAGGCTATATGTTTGGTCAATACAAGAAGATAAGAAATG
This window harbors:
- a CDS encoding arsenate reductase family protein, producing MENSFIYLDSCNTCQRIKDELNLPNSIQLQNTKEQPVNVKQLEYLKKQSGSYESLFNRRAQLYRKRGLHEQDLSEVDYKELLLDHYTFIKRPILIYDDKAYIGNSKKTVAAAIEALDND
- a CDS encoding DinB family protein — translated: MDSRFSHNLRTREFFISFIDKLTTEQLNEIPQGFSNNIIWNICHSMTSQQGLVYGLSLVDQQIPKELALRFRNGTKPEGFIQEKEINEFKEMLVPLIKKTSDDYDQGVFKEFKPYTTSTGYTMNDIEDAIQMNNIHEGLHLGYAMAILKAIH
- a CDS encoding DMT family transporter translates to MTKRQVALMCATLVALFYAYNFSAAKEVTPDHIGPFGLTWYRVLGTCTIFWVISLFVKTKQTVPLKDLPLIALAAFCGVGFNMITFMWGLSLTTPISASVLMVTTPIIVAVLSAVFLKEKLTGYKIAGIMLGFTGATLLIILSSAPNQIAADPMTGNFLVFINSVSYAFYILLAKRLTAKYDVFTLMKWLYLFGLLFITPFGIEQGLAFEWSTASTTIVLNIAYVVLFATFGTYMLNIIAIKTLKPSVVAVFVYLQPLLAALIAVGLGTDTLSWTKAGIGVMIFLGVYLTGRKSQRTVKEETVIN
- a CDS encoding MATE family efflux transporter, with product MPASIGILVMSLNILVDTIFVGNWIGSIAIAAINVVLPISFFIAALGMAIGIGGASIISRALGANDTARAKRTFGNQISLTLIITVLCVIVGLTFLQDLVPLFGGKGAIYEPASIYYRIVLYGAPILALCMMGNNVIRAEGAPKHAMIAMLIPSIGNLLLDYILINQLEMGMTGAAWATTASYCCCFLYIAWFFLSGRSELMPSIRQLLPDWNILKEMGGLGFVTLGRQATTSVLYLILNNILLDLGGEDSVSVFGIIGRMMMFALFPVLGVTQGFLPIAGYNYGSGQHDRVREVIYTSIKYACGLGVLILVGLLAFSRNIAAIFTDNTAVVDQATAALNIVFLAVPIIAVQLIGAAYYQAIGKALPALILTILRTGIILIPLLLILSQLYGETGVWISFPIADFLSTLITGYFLYRALNRLKDPVVS
- a CDS encoding THC0290_0291 family protein, with amino-acid sequence MITGCKSYLLILSLALASLVADAQLGFSHEVGVIAGPVAFQSDYGERYDFDTNKGNVGIGLGVVHYINFAYRADCNCRSRDTYWNDHFKIRSQLSFHTTTLNHLGELAERNSIDGLRLRSMEGKARVLELGSHLEFYPLSVRDFQNNGYKWAPYFGLGVHYVNYKPEAESSLGPLGNPETTYITFLDRIDTDRGSTLAYVADVGVRYKLNNLSDILISSAWHYYDSNYVDGLSPRNVNNRANDWVWWFNVGFIYYL
- a CDS encoding cystathionine gamma-synthase — translated: MKFNTKAIHGGQENIDPGYNAVMPPIYQTSTFKQHSPGSHKGYEYARSANPTRNALEKNIASIENGKYGLAFGSGLAAIDAVLKLLKPGDEVIATNDLYGGSYRLFTRIYEDLGIKFQFVAMDDPVSIEKHISTATRIIWVETPTNPMMNIIDIKAVAQVTKKHNLLLAVDNTFATAYLQQPLDRGADIVMHSATKYLGGHSDVIMGSLVVNDKSLADKLYFIQNASGAIPGPQDCFLVLRGIKTLHVRMQRHCENGRAVAEFLKGNSKVKNVYYPGFEDHPNYDIATSQMSDYGGMVSFSTVDGTKESAIKILESLRVFTLAESLGGVESLAGHPATMTHASIPKTEREKIGIVDSLIRLSVGIEDIHDLLQDLEQAIR
- a CDS encoding acyl-CoA thioesterase; translated protein: MYYKQFDVRWSDLDANRHMANSAYQNFMSHTRMAYLIDNGFGQREMQQYQTGPVIFNENVYYFKEIHQGKPITVTCELTGLSDDGSLFSFKHNFYDHRGENLARGIMTGAWMNLVERKIMALHPDLKKKINDMVRSQDFTELSFKATRSHGQKPVAVNMDNLITR